A region from the Diadema setosum chromosome 17, eeDiaSeto1, whole genome shotgun sequence genome encodes:
- the LOC140240470 gene encoding pre-B-cell leukemia transcription factor 2-like has product MDEQQRLQTGLMHGMHAMTSGHVLPHSQGSLLHQPGLQPPVSLSAPTSDSGSQQTSDRHSQETRKQEIGDILQQIMTITDQSLDEAQARKHALNCHRMKPALFSVLCEIKEKTGKRYVTDKYVP; this is encoded by the exons ATGGATGAACAGCAGCGACTACAGACGGGACTAATGCATGGGATGCATGCCATGACGTCGGGCCATGTGCTGCCCCACAGCCAAGGCTCCCTGCTGCATCAGCCCGGCCTGCAGCCCCCTGTAAGCTTGTCTGCCCCGACGTCCGACTCGGGCTCACAACAGACGTCGGATAGGCATTCCCAGGAGACAAGAAAGCAAGAAATCGGGGACATTTTGCAGCAAATAATGACGATCACGGATCAGAGTCTAGATGAAGCCCAAGCCAG AAAACATGCACTGAACTGTCATCGTATGAAGCCAGCTCTCTTCAGCGTACTGTGCGAAATCAAGGAAAAAACAGGTAAGCGATACGTTACCGATAAGTATGTGCCGTAA